ATGTACATCTAGTGAGTCTAATTTGCTGTTCTTCTATTTCTATTCTGAAATCTATTTTGTAGATCAAAAAGCAACAGCAGAGGATTAATATGATTTTATCCAGCAAAAAATTTGAGTTTGAAGAAGTTGACATCTCTTCGAGCGAAGATGACAAAGCAAGGATGAGAGATATTTGTAAGGATCCCAAAGCCCTGCCCCCGCAGATCACCAACGGTGACCAATATTGTGGAGTAAGTTATTTGActttaattttttactttttttgtgtgtgcatgtTTGCCTGTaaaaggctaaaagccactcttagttttggggctacaagaagacaaATTATTTAATGTGAAAAGAACTCAAGGGAGCCGAAGGTAGGAATTAATATTCCTCTTTAAaaagtctagattgtaggatggagggaaacatgcagcAGGCACGgggttccaaagagatgcagtatgtGGAATAAAGATGTTGGTAACCGGATTGCGACCAACCGATTGCCTCATTGGCCAAGTTTAATAAAGCTAAGagcttaaaaagaaaactgcttagcaaagaaaaatGTAGTTTTGCAGAAGTTGGTTACTCGCACAAATCCATCTTGGAttaataggattaatcctatctcgagttaggacgagtaacttgtcctaacttggactgggttcaatgcgtcctacgcctTTGGATGTACCAaaattaactcgtcctaagtcctaagattaaaggaccacgttgccttggatcggacgagttggtctataaaaagcgtttgaaaccgtttgttattaagtGTATAtcgttagaaagatgttttaaaagtagactataatgatccacacaagtatcattcaAAATTACACGGTTtcctttttacgtcgcgaactatcacggtcggccatttatgggagtcaaaattttgacccccataaatggccgaccgtattattggacgaggtaaaaagaaaaccacgcaatttcgaggcatatttgtgtagatcattgtattctacttttacatcatctttcaaagaccaactcgaccgctccaaggcaacgtgttcctttaatcctagattaggaagagtttggtgaaatcgatggctgggcACGATCAAAGGCAGATTGTATTCCTATTAAATAACTGTGTTTGGGGGCACAATTCTTGTTCCACTGGTCTGAACAAATGAACAGACGttcactgcagccgatttcacgaaaccctaggattagtcctatttcgagttaggacgagtaacccgtcttaacttaggatgggttcaatgtgtcctatcgtctttggatacggaactgaactcgtcctactTGTAAGtccatcccaagttaggaagagtttggtgaaattgacggctggacCCACATACTAAAGATTGAAGCATTCTGAAAATTTACACATGTGGAGAT
Above is a window of Asterias rubens chromosome 11, eAstRub1.3, whole genome shotgun sequence DNA encoding:
- the LOC117296410 gene encoding SH3 domain-binding glutamic acid-rich-like protein 3, whose protein sequence is MGITVYVSTVSSNVDIKKQQQRINMILSSKKFEFEEVDISSSEDDKARMRDICKDPKALPPQITNGDQYCGDFAKFELAVEDEILEEFLKLK